The bacterium genome includes a region encoding these proteins:
- a CDS encoding DUF2088 domain-containing protein has protein sequence MHVKLPFGDDMLPVDVPDNWINGRCYRSHRYEQAGDERAELLAAFNDPIGIDSFERLVAGRSNAVVAIDSSAPGLFPEFLGEFLEELEEASSLDAKDILVLLTNFYWNPSGRELIEELVPQDIRDRYPVALHDPTDYGASREIGNVLDHYPLRINTGYLDADLKIVIGPVYPHLLRGFSGGRAVITPGLANEDTLRHMYSFENVSDPNVVYGIIRDNPFHKAGLDAMGKAGCDVAVSVMMTPEGKLSRVVVGEPGQSHIAAVGMVREMMNVSLKEPMDIVVTGGGGAPHDATVLQMVNVLSAVLPALKDDGTIVLTAKLADGIGPDPLRDILLHCDGPRSFREKYSKPENFTPGQWVAQVFYQILAKHEVIVLADGMSEDELWATGMTPTSDLQEAVEVAMQGHGQRCKICALPDGPFTLVTVAPPSGARTPGIPG, from the coding sequence ATGCACGTAAAACTGCCGTTTGGCGATGACATGCTCCCCGTTGATGTTCCGGACAACTGGATCAACGGGCGTTGTTATCGTTCCCACCGCTACGAACAGGCAGGAGACGAGCGCGCCGAGTTGCTGGCTGCTTTCAACGATCCGATCGGGATCGATTCGTTCGAGCGCCTCGTGGCCGGACGATCCAACGCGGTCGTGGCGATCGATTCCTCCGCGCCGGGGTTGTTCCCGGAGTTCCTGGGCGAGTTCCTGGAGGAGTTGGAAGAGGCGAGCAGCCTCGATGCAAAGGACATCCTGGTACTTCTAACGAATTTCTACTGGAATCCCAGCGGCCGTGAATTGATCGAGGAACTGGTTCCCCAGGACATCCGCGACCGCTATCCCGTGGCGTTGCATGATCCGACGGACTACGGTGCTTCCCGCGAGATCGGCAATGTGCTCGATCATTATCCGCTGCGCATCAACACGGGCTACCTGGATGCGGATCTGAAGATCGTGATCGGGCCGGTGTATCCGCATCTGCTCCGCGGCTTCAGCGGCGGCCGCGCCGTGATCACGCCGGGGCTTGCGAACGAAGATACGCTGCGCCACATGTACAGTTTCGAGAACGTTTCCGACCCGAATGTGGTTTATGGGATCATTCGTGACAATCCGTTCCACAAGGCCGGCCTCGATGCGATGGGCAAGGCCGGGTGCGATGTGGCGGTTTCCGTGATGATGACGCCAGAGGGCAAACTATCGCGCGTTGTCGTCGGCGAGCCGGGCCAGTCTCACATCGCGGCCGTCGGCATGGTTCGCGAAATGATGAACGTGAGCCTGAAGGAACCGATGGACATCGTGGTGACCGGCGGCGGGGGAGCACCCCACGACGCGACGGTTCTCCAGATGGTGAATGTGCTGTCGGCCGTTCTGCCCGCCTTGAAAGACGATGGAACCATCGTCCTGACGGCGAAGCTGGCCGATGGGATTGGTCCCGACCCGCTGCGCGATATTCTTCTCCATTGCGACGGGCCGCGTAGCTTCCGCGAAAAATACAGCAAGCCGGAGAACTTCACGCCCGGGCAGTGGGTGGCGCAGGTGTTCTACCAGATTCTCGCCAAGCATGAAGTGATCGTTTTGGCAGACGGCATGAGCGAAGACGAACTGTGGGCCACGGGCATGACGCCAACGAGCGACTTGCAGGAAGCCGTCGAAGTCGCCATGCAAGGTCACGGACAGCGCTGCAAAATCTGCGCGCTTCCGGACGGACCGTTTACGCTCGTCACGGTCGCTCCGCCATCCGGCGCCCGGACCCCGGGAATCCCTGGCTGA
- a CDS encoding diphosphate--fructose-6-phosphate 1-phosphotransferase — protein sequence MAVKGNLVVGQSGGPTAVINQSLIGVVKEAMKHPDIEGIYGARNGVEGVLREDFIDFRAESDSNLEAIAATPSAGLGSCRFKPKEEDCRQIFEIFEKHGVRYFFYIGGNDSALSAGIINKIAREANYELRVFHVPKTVDNDLLVTDHCPGYASAAKYVVNCFMGNDLDNRALPGIKIDICMGRNAGWLTAASALARVNPGDGPHKIYLPERTYTLKQILDDIDASYQEHGRALIAISEGVADLDGNLFLQSDRIREELKELGMEAIIGLFDAAGKVEDLSGGAKKDAFGHTQLSGSGALADFFAAATKIYLYNKYQKKFRIRADTLGYAQRSMAGVVSEVDALEAREVGEAAVKMAMIGDIDGSVCIRRVDTAYGKYLAEPFRAALEDVSGVNFPKGQKQYRPMEDKYINEAGNDVTPEFIEWCRPLLGELPVKGILKFAPKK from the coding sequence ATGGCAGTCAAAGGAAACCTGGTGGTCGGACAGTCCGGCGGCCCGACCGCGGTGATTAACCAGTCGCTGATCGGCGTGGTAAAGGAAGCAATGAAGCACCCGGACATCGAGGGCATCTACGGCGCTCGCAATGGCGTCGAGGGCGTTCTGCGGGAGGACTTCATCGATTTCCGCGCGGAATCGGATTCCAATCTGGAAGCGATCGCCGCCACCCCCAGCGCCGGCCTCGGGTCGTGCCGCTTCAAGCCGAAGGAAGAAGATTGCCGCCAGATCTTCGAGATTTTCGAAAAACACGGCGTCCGCTACTTCTTCTATATCGGCGGCAATGACAGCGCTCTGTCCGCCGGCATCATTAACAAGATCGCGCGCGAAGCAAACTATGAGCTCCGCGTTTTCCACGTTCCCAAGACCGTCGACAACGATTTGCTCGTCACCGATCACTGCCCAGGCTATGCGTCCGCCGCGAAGTACGTTGTGAATTGCTTCATGGGCAACGATCTCGACAACCGCGCGTTGCCGGGCATCAAGATCGACATCTGCATGGGCCGCAATGCCGGCTGGCTGACCGCCGCGTCCGCGTTGGCGCGCGTCAATCCGGGCGACGGGCCGCACAAGATTTACCTGCCGGAGCGTACGTACACGCTGAAGCAGATTCTCGACGACATCGATGCATCCTACCAGGAACACGGCCGCGCCCTGATCGCGATCAGCGAAGGCGTCGCCGACCTGGACGGAAACCTGTTCCTGCAGAGCGATCGTATTCGCGAGGAATTGAAGGAACTCGGCATGGAAGCGATCATCGGCCTGTTCGACGCAGCCGGCAAGGTTGAGGATCTCTCCGGCGGCGCGAAGAAGGATGCCTTTGGTCACACCCAGCTTTCCGGCTCTGGTGCATTGGCGGACTTCTTTGCCGCGGCGACGAAGATCTATCTCTATAACAAGTACCAGAAGAAGTTCCGTATCCGCGCCGACACGCTGGGCTACGCACAGCGCTCGATGGCAGGCGTCGTCAGCGAAGTCGATGCGCTCGAAGCGCGTGAAGTCGGCGAAGCCGCCGTCAAGATGGCCATGATTGGCGACATCGACGGTTCCGTCTGCATCCGCCGTGTCGATACGGCTTATGGTAAGTACCTGGCCGAGCCGTTCCGTGCAGCGCTGGAAGATGTTTCCGGCGTCAACTTCCCGAAGGGCCAGAAGCAGTATCGCCCGATGGAAGACAAGTACATCAACGAAGCCGGCAACGACGTCACCCCCGAGTTCATTGAATGGTGCCGTCCGCTGCTCGGCGAACTTCCTGTGAAGGGCATTTTGAAGTTTGCCCCGAAGAAGTAA
- a CDS encoding sigma 54-interacting transcriptional regulator: MRLELGDVTCLGRAEEMDLVLPDAAVSREHARIRRRNLSWILEDAGSRHGTFVNTDRVDGQRPLLKNDVIQVGHSLFLFDSDFDIQNADFSDRSVYFAQPHDETVEVAPVAVLSRTEVGGPEPTDAGMDFVVQLGELFDSARVSFADSLNHACERLAQLFRTDQLVLLLWDTAARRLRVSVAISRDERILADSAVIQKTFHERKAMLISDRPDLAAPPSPDAPKAPASRSILAAPLEIDDTAIGALYLERQELDAYSLLDLRNARAVAKLMAVFIESRQKAEALALRIRYAGPESDIVGTSAPLRRALETVAKLAPTPATVLLVGETGTGKELFARRIHDLSPAGRAGAPYIAVNCSAIPESLFESQLFGHEKGSFTGAIRMQRGLIEQANGGTLFLDEIGEMSLAMQPKLLRFLQERVFTRVGGTKPIRADVRLVTATNRDLLEEVRAGRFREDLYHRVAVIPIELPPLRERRADVAPLADHFLQLHAKKLGKQIVGISAEGIISLEKYDWPGNIRELSNCIERAVLLCDDKVVLPRHLSLPLAGRMVSASPSQGPGAAPTPLPITPSRPAAGSDWPLSRVEAEHIARVLEANGHNQVQAAEVLGIHRNTLRKKIREYDLKSE, encoded by the coding sequence ATGCGGCTTGAATTGGGCGATGTGACTTGCCTCGGGCGCGCCGAGGAGATGGATTTGGTATTGCCCGATGCCGCCGTCTCTCGCGAGCACGCGCGCATTCGCCGACGCAATCTAAGCTGGATTCTTGAGGACGCCGGAAGCCGCCACGGCACGTTCGTAAATACGGACCGCGTCGATGGCCAGCGCCCGCTGCTGAAGAACGACGTCATTCAAGTCGGGCACTCGCTGTTTCTGTTCGACTCCGATTTCGACATCCAGAACGCGGATTTCTCCGACCGGTCCGTGTACTTCGCTCAGCCTCACGATGAGACGGTCGAGGTGGCGCCGGTTGCCGTCCTGTCGCGTACCGAGGTGGGCGGTCCCGAGCCGACCGACGCGGGGATGGATTTCGTCGTTCAGCTCGGCGAACTGTTCGACTCCGCGCGCGTCAGTTTTGCAGATTCGCTGAACCATGCGTGCGAGCGCCTGGCGCAGTTGTTCCGCACGGATCAGTTGGTTCTGCTGCTGTGGGATACGGCGGCGCGGCGGCTGCGCGTTTCGGTCGCGATCTCGCGCGACGAGCGCATCCTTGCCGACTCCGCGGTGATTCAGAAGACTTTCCACGAGCGCAAAGCGATGCTGATCAGCGACCGGCCGGACTTGGCGGCGCCGCCTTCACCGGATGCGCCGAAGGCTCCGGCGAGTCGATCGATCCTCGCGGCGCCCCTGGAAATCGACGACACGGCGATTGGCGCGCTGTACCTCGAGCGCCAGGAGTTGGATGCCTACTCGCTGCTGGATTTGCGGAATGCTCGCGCCGTTGCAAAGCTGATGGCCGTCTTCATCGAGTCGCGCCAGAAGGCCGAGGCGCTTGCGCTGCGGATACGCTACGCCGGGCCGGAGTCCGACATTGTCGGCACGAGCGCGCCACTGAGGAGAGCTCTGGAGACGGTTGCGAAGCTGGCGCCTACCCCCGCCACGGTTCTGCTGGTGGGGGAGACGGGCACAGGCAAGGAGTTGTTTGCGCGGCGGATTCACGACTTGTCGCCGGCCGGCCGCGCGGGTGCGCCGTACATCGCAGTGAACTGTTCGGCGATTCCGGAATCGCTGTTCGAGTCGCAGTTGTTCGGTCACGAAAAAGGATCCTTCACCGGCGCGATTCGGATGCAGCGCGGGCTGATCGAGCAGGCGAACGGCGGCACGCTCTTCTTGGATGAGATCGGCGAGATGTCGCTGGCGATGCAGCCGAAGCTGCTGCGTTTCCTGCAGGAACGTGTGTTCACTCGTGTGGGTGGGACGAAACCCATTCGCGCGGATGTGCGACTGGTGACGGCGACCAACCGGGATCTTCTGGAGGAAGTGCGCGCTGGGCGTTTCCGCGAGGACCTCTATCATCGAGTCGCCGTGATCCCGATTGAGCTGCCACCGCTCAGAGAGCGCCGTGCCGATGTTGCGCCCCTGGCCGACCATTTTCTTCAGCTTCACGCCAAGAAACTCGGCAAGCAAATCGTCGGCATCAGCGCCGAGGGGATCATCTCGTTAGAGAAATACGACTGGCCGGGGAACATCCGAGAGCTCTCCAATTGCATCGAGCGAGCGGTCCTTCTTTGCGATGATAAGGTGGTTCTCCCCAGGCATCTAAGCCTTCCGTTGGCGGGCCGGATGGTATCCGCGTCGCCTTCGCAGGGCCCAGGCGCGGCGCCGACGCCGCTTCCCATCACGCCATCTCGGCCGGCGGCCGGTTCGGACTGGCCCCTGTCTCGCGTAGAAGCGGAACACATCGCCCGGGTCCTGGAGGCGAATGGCCACAACCAGGTGCAGGCAGCGGAGGTGCTGGGGATCCACCGAAATACGCTGCGCAAGAAGATCCGGGAATACGATCTGAAGTCAGAATGA